One region of Wyeomyia smithii strain HCP4-BCI-WySm-NY-G18 chromosome 3, ASM2978416v1, whole genome shotgun sequence genomic DNA includes:
- the LOC129730709 gene encoding protein takeout produces MRSYQLSWALMVLFSIDSTRSLDLPEYLHVCHRDDPKLTECMKQSIETLRPYLARGIPELDIPAIEPINLGDLIVAESVPGQGISITAKDIKAYGPGNFRLKRLNVVEYGKVYSFELELPHLYVEGRYVVDGRILLLPVKGAGKFNGNFTQGVGNVRIKGDRKVINGKNHLSLAKLDIKIKVGDGKIKLENLFGGDRVLGEIINQTINQNFSLLSHELIPLIEKALQRIFKRTGNKILERFPEEVLFP; encoded by the exons ATGCGATCCTACCAGCTATCCTGGGCGCTGATGGTGTTATTCTCCATAGACAGCACGCGATCTCTTGACCTGC CCGAATATCTGCACGTTTGCCACCGAGATGACCCAAAGCTGACGGAATGTATGAAACAATCGATCGAGACGCTAAGGCCCTATCTGGCTCGTGGCATACCAGAGCTGGACATACCCGCCATCGAGCCAATCAACCTCGGCGATCTGATAGTGGCGGAAAGTGTTCCCGGCCAGGGCATCAGTATCACCGCGAAGGACATCAAGGCTTACGGTCCCGGAAACTTCCGACTGAAAAGACTAAA tGTTGTGGAATACGGAAAGGTGTACAGCTTTGAGCTGGAACTCCCGCATCTGTATGTTGAAGGTCGTTACGTGGTAGATGGACGTATTCTGCTGCTACCGGTGAAGGGCGCTGGAAAGTTTAACGGAAATTTCA CACAAGGCGTGGGAAATGTCCGAATCAAGGGCGATCGCAAGGTGATCAACGGTAAGAATCATCTTTCGTTGGCAAAATTGGACATCAAAATTAAGGTTGGCGACGGAAAGATCAAACTGGAAAATCTTTTCGGAGGTGATAGAGTGCTAG GTGAAATCATCAACCAAACCATCAATCAAAATTTCTCGTTGCTGAGCCATGAGTTAATTCCGCTTATCGAGAAGGCACTTCAGCGAATATTCAAACGAACGGGGAACAAAATATTGGAGCGATTCCCGGAGGAAGTTTTATTCCCCTGA